A stretch of the bacterium genome encodes the following:
- a CDS encoding ArsA family ATPase, translating into MSNKNVNTLERSSRDGAAVAAGPSFLNNTDLRLLLFGGKGGVGKTTCASATALHYARHQPERSFLLVSTDPAHSLSDSLAGSSLPGNLQTLEIDAQGCLSDFKNKHNAKLREIASRGTFLDDEDISQFMDLSLPGLDELMAFLEITQLAEDQKHHCIVVDTAPTGHTLRLLAMPELIEKWLDALDALLAKHRYMKHLFAGSYQRDALDEFLLDLSNSVTGMRRLLTDSARCCFVPVLLAEALSIYETRLLLDELERLEITVCDIVVNRLYPESRCPQCSDRHARQTINMRNGYAGLAGYVLSAVPMYPKEVRGADALHTFWENTLVLANPLPSVSIPQTNRQPEVLKPAKLPAVDTKLLLFAGKGGVGKTTMACATAIRMAQALNGRQVLLFSTDPAHSLSACLDTPIGATPTRLSPSLTAMEIDAQSEFETLKDEYAQELEEFLDDISSNFDLAFDRDVMERIMDLSPPGIDEVMALTSVMDFLSQDQFQFIILDSAPTGHLVRLLETPELIDQWLKVFFNLLLKYKHIFRLPKVSQRMVQMSKALKLLQRLLKGSQSSALFGVTILTEMAFEETKDLIAACQRMHIYVPLLFLNLATPPSRCPLCSAVHQREKAIMQKYKQAFADQHQTLVYQQGEPRGLEALGQLGETLYKHYTIDDGLWIQSKMRWKRASRSLYVRPSIASSTKERW; encoded by the coding sequence GTGAGTAATAAGAACGTGAACACTCTGGAACGGTCTTCGCGCGATGGGGCCGCGGTGGCCGCGGGGCCCTCTTTCCTAAATAATACCGATCTGCGACTTCTGCTGTTCGGCGGCAAAGGGGGCGTGGGCAAGACCACGTGCGCCTCGGCGACGGCCCTCCACTATGCCCGGCATCAGCCTGAACGGAGCTTTCTCCTTGTCTCAACCGATCCAGCTCACTCCCTGAGCGACAGCCTGGCGGGTTCATCCCTTCCGGGCAATTTACAGACGCTCGAAATTGATGCCCAGGGCTGCTTGTCCGACTTCAAGAATAAACACAATGCCAAACTGAGGGAGATCGCTTCTCGCGGGACCTTTTTAGATGACGAGGACATCAGCCAGTTCATGGACCTCTCTCTTCCGGGACTGGATGAGCTAATGGCCTTTTTGGAAATCACCCAGTTGGCGGAAGATCAAAAACACCACTGCATTGTGGTGGATACCGCTCCCACCGGCCATACATTGCGGCTTCTGGCTATGCCGGAATTGATCGAAAAATGGCTCGATGCGCTGGATGCATTGCTCGCCAAACATCGTTACATGAAGCATCTGTTTGCCGGGTCCTATCAACGCGATGCGCTCGATGAGTTCCTTCTGGATTTGTCCAACTCGGTAACGGGTATGCGGCGACTCTTAACGGATTCGGCACGCTGCTGTTTTGTGCCGGTGCTGCTGGCTGAGGCGCTGAGCATCTACGAAACCCGGCTGCTGTTAGATGAGCTGGAGCGGCTGGAGATAACTGTTTGCGACATCGTTGTCAACCGTCTGTATCCTGAAAGCAGATGTCCGCAGTGTTCGGATCGGCACGCGCGGCAGACCATCAATATGCGTAATGGGTATGCCGGACTGGCGGGATATGTCCTGTCGGCCGTTCCCATGTACCCGAAGGAGGTTCGCGGCGCAGACGCCCTGCATACGTTCTGGGAGAATACGCTTGTATTGGCGAATCCGCTTCCCTCGGTGAGTATTCCCCAAACGAATAGGCAACCCGAAGTCTTGAAACCGGCCAAGTTGCCCGCGGTTGATACCAAGCTTTTACTGTTTGCCGGCAAAGGTGGCGTGGGCAAGACCACGATGGCCTGTGCGACCGCCATCCGAATGGCACAGGCACTAAACGGCAGGCAAGTACTTCTCTTTTCGACTGATCCGGCGCACTCTCTTTCAGCCTGTCTGGACACGCCCATCGGCGCGACGCCGACCAGATTAAGCCCCAGCCTGACAGCCATGGAAATAGATGCCCAATCAGAGTTTGAGACCTTAAAAGACGAATACGCGCAGGAGTTAGAGGAGTTCTTGGACGACATTTCCTCGAATTTTGATCTAGCCTTCGACCGCGATGTAATGGAACGGATCATGGACCTCTCGCCGCCCGGCATTGACGAGGTTATGGCCCTGACGTCGGTCATGGATTTTCTTTCACAAGACCAGTTCCAGTTCATCATTCTCGACTCGGCGCCAACCGGGCACCTGGTGCGCCTGCTGGAGACCCCCGAACTCATCGACCAGTGGCTCAAGGTGTTCTTTAATCTCCTTCTGAAATATAAACACATCTTCAGACTTCCTAAGGTCTCACAACGCATGGTGCAGATGTCCAAGGCCCTCAAGCTGCTGCAAAGACTGCTGAAGGGCAGCCAATCCTCGGCCCTCTTCGGCGTGACCATCCTGACCGAGATGGCATTTGAAGAGACCAAAGACCTTATCGCCGCTTGCCAACGGATGCACATCTATGTGCCGCTGCTGTTTCTCAACCTGGCTACGCCTCCCAGCAGATGTCCCCTGTGTTCAGCTGTTCATCAGCGGGAGAAGGCAATCATGCAGAAGTATAAGCAGGCGTTTGCTGATCAGCATCAGACCCTGGTCTATCAGCAGGGCGAACCCCGAGGGCTCGAAGCGCTCGGGCAACTGGGAGAAACACTGTACAAACACTATACAATTGATGATGGATTATGGATTCAATCAAAAATGCGTTGGAAGAGAGCGAGCAGGTCTCTTTATGTGAGGCCCTCGATCGCGTCCTCAACAAAGGAGCGGTGGTGA
- a CDS encoding gas vesicle protein → MDSIKNALEESEQVSLCEALDRVLNKGAVVIGEVTISVANVDLIYLSLKVVLTSIETAREMLAFDAEGSC, encoded by the coding sequence ATGGATTCAATCAAAAATGCGTTGGAAGAGAGCGAGCAGGTCTCTTTATGTGAGGCCCTCGATCGCGTCCTCAACAAAGGAGCGGTGGTGATAGGGGAGGTGACCATTTCGGTGGCCAACGTCGATCTGATCTACCTGTCTCTTAAGGTTGTGCTGACATCGATTGAAACCGCTCGCGAAATGCTCGCTTTCGATGCCGAAGGTTCCTGCTAG
- a CDS encoding gas vesicle protein K, translating into MYSEKQSKIESEALGDFAKVMQSGGFFQPEPAKGRESTGPQPKSAGRLNLNQKDVKNGLGQLVLTLVKLLHELLERQALRRIEAESLSDDEIEELGITLMKQAHEIERLRKEFGLEDEDLNLDLGPLGKLL; encoded by the coding sequence ATGTACTCTGAAAAACAGTCAAAAATAGAGTCGGAGGCGCTTGGCGATTTTGCCAAAGTGATGCAGAGCGGCGGTTTTTTCCAACCCGAGCCGGCAAAGGGGCGGGAAAGCACGGGACCTCAACCCAAATCCGCCGGCCGCCTGAACCTGAATCAGAAGGATGTGAAAAACGGCCTCGGCCAACTGGTGCTCACACTGGTCAAACTGCTGCATGAGCTCCTGGAGCGACAGGCCCTCCGGCGCATCGAGGCGGAGTCACTGAGTGACGATGAGATCGAAGAGCTGGGGATAACGCTGATGAAGCAAGCCCATGAGATCGAGAGGCTTCGTAAGGAGTTCGGCCTCGAGGATGAGGACCTGAATCTCGATCTAGGGCCGCTTGGAAAACTACTATAA
- a CDS encoding gas vesicle protein, which yields MAIQRATTLQTTNLADILERVLDKGIVIAGDIRISLVDVELLTIQLRLVICSVDKAKEMGMDWWVNNPALCSGAGKKEMEPVLDTLTRIEERLGRLEGVPVSEKG from the coding sequence ATGGCCATTCAGCGGGCAACAACCCTGCAAACTACCAACCTTGCCGACATCCTCGAGCGCGTCCTGGATAAGGGGATCGTCATAGCCGGTGATATCCGCATAAGCTTGGTGGACGTCGAGCTCTTGACGATTCAGCTGCGACTTGTCATCTGTTCCGTAGATAAGGCCAAAGAGATGGGGATGGACTGGTGGGTCAATAATCCGGCATTATGTTCCGGAGCGGGTAAGAAAGAAATGGAACCGGTCTTGGATACTCTTACAAGAATTGAGGAAAGGCTGGGCAGGCTGGAAGGTGTTCCAGTATCCGAAAAGGGCTGA
- a CDS encoding YbaB/EbfC family nucleoid-associated protein, with protein sequence MNLNIFKQMAKVKEKIAAAQEAVREKTVEATVGGGMVTIVANGAQEIISIKFDKQVIDPDDVDMLEDLVLSAVNDALRKSKELMAREMGRFARQMGLPPQILNQL encoded by the coding sequence ATGAATCTGAACATCTTCAAGCAGATGGCAAAGGTTAAGGAGAAGATAGCAGCGGCGCAGGAGGCGGTGCGCGAGAAGACCGTTGAGGCAACCGTCGGCGGCGGGATGGTTACGATAGTGGCGAACGGGGCTCAGGAGATAATCTCCATCAAGTTTGATAAGCAGGTTATCGACCCCGACGATGTCGATATGCTGGAGGACCTCGTTCTGTCGGCGGTGAATGACGCGCTGCGCAAGTCGAAGGAGTTGATGGCGAGGGAGATGGGTCGGTTTGCTAGGCAGATGGGCCTGCCGCCGCAGATACTGAACCAGCTATAG
- the recR gene encoding recombination mediator RecR — translation MGYPRQFVSLIAQLARLPGVSRRGAERLSLFILNMPDKSAKSLIKAIVSAREKVHRCKQCFNLSSAELCTICSDDERDRTTLCVVETARDIAALERSHRYRGLYHVLLGKVSPLSGVGPEDLTISNLLERLKGGNFSEVIIATGTDVEGEATANYVARVVGELGVAVSRIAYGVPMGGPLEFVDERTLGKAVEGRTRIERDDKSKRER, via the coding sequence ATGGGTTATCCTCGTCAGTTTGTCAGCTTGATCGCGCAGCTTGCGCGTCTGCCTGGCGTCTCGAGGCGCGGGGCTGAGCGGCTTTCGCTATTCATCCTGAACATGCCCGATAAGTCGGCGAAATCGCTGATCAAGGCGATAGTCTCGGCACGGGAGAAGGTGCACAGATGCAAGCAGTGTTTCAACCTCTCGTCGGCGGAGCTCTGCACGATTTGCTCCGACGATGAGCGGGACAGAACGACGCTCTGCGTTGTGGAGACAGCTCGCGACATTGCGGCTTTAGAGCGTTCACACAGGTATCGTGGTCTTTATCACGTCCTTCTCGGGAAGGTCTCGCCGCTTTCAGGCGTTGGCCCGGAGGACCTGACGATAAGCAACCTGCTTGAGCGGCTCAAGGGCGGCAATTTCAGCGAGGTCATCATCGCCACGGGGACAGACGTAGAGGGTGAGGCAACTGCGAATTACGTTGCGCGGGTGGTAGGTGAGCTCGGCGTTGCTGTGAGCAGAATAGCCTACGGCGTGCCGATGGGAGGGCCTTTGGAGTTTGTTGACGAGAGAACGCTTGGTAAGGCTGTTGAGGGTAGAACAAGGATCGAACGAGATGACAAATCCAAAAGAGAAAGGTAG
- a CDS encoding alpha/beta hydrolase yields the protein MTNPKEKGSKRSFWGLATIGLVVIAAIVITIVIVVHSVDWQAYLDKHLAEAMMLDTGPPTKSPEDVGLVFKDVVISTQDGVNLAGWFVPSEESRVTIVFCRGARGNIGVWLDMIKRLHGLNYNVLAFDYRGTGLSGGEASFLMTEKDVEAAVNYAERRFGGAASRIGIFGVSIGAAVGINVAAKLDAVEAIVADSPFSSFGEVLPRVIKKYSPQLAAKIPKDAKATAAFDPIRSVAELSPKPLFIIANENDALCPADMARNLYKKARIPKYLWVAPGTEHIGAKDVFSMEYWAKVGEFFDHWLAGARAANFEVAGKVKSLPDGEFEVRLRLSNIGDVMSEDVPVAIIIETEAGEVCKNVYFPEKRLLSFKLDSKPLSFRAMRFFHVKRSGDGWELLPG from the coding sequence ATGACAAATCCAAAAGAGAAAGGTAGCAAGAGGTCTTTTTGGGGCCTGGCGACCATCGGCCTTGTCGTAATCGCCGCAATCGTCATAACGATAGTTATCGTCGTCCATTCCGTTGATTGGCAGGCGTATCTGGACAAGCACCTGGCCGAGGCGATGATGCTGGACACCGGCCCACCGACGAAGTCACCGGAGGATGTTGGGCTTGTTTTCAAAGACGTCGTGATAAGCACCCAGGACGGGGTGAATCTCGCTGGCTGGTTCGTGCCAAGCGAGGAGTCGAGGGTTACGATCGTTTTCTGCCGAGGTGCGAGGGGCAACATCGGCGTCTGGCTAGATATGATCAAGCGCCTCCACGGTCTAAACTACAACGTGCTGGCTTTCGACTATCGTGGGACGGGTCTGTCTGGTGGTGAGGCCTCGTTCCTGATGACAGAAAAGGACGTTGAGGCGGCCGTGAACTATGCAGAGAGGCGTTTTGGAGGGGCTGCAAGTAGGATCGGCATCTTCGGGGTCTCGATCGGTGCTGCGGTCGGGATAAACGTTGCGGCAAAGCTTGACGCGGTTGAGGCGATAGTTGCCGATTCGCCGTTTTCGTCGTTCGGGGAGGTACTTCCACGGGTCATCAAGAAATACTCGCCACAGCTTGCGGCCAAGATTCCCAAAGATGCGAAAGCGACGGCCGCGTTCGACCCGATAAGGTCAGTCGCCGAATTATCGCCCAAGCCGCTTTTCATTATTGCGAACGAGAATGATGCGCTTTGCCCCGCTGATATGGCCCGGAATCTCTATAAGAAGGCAAGGATTCCCAAATATCTATGGGTGGCGCCCGGGACAGAGCATATCGGCGCCAAGGACGTTTTTTCGATGGAGTACTGGGCCAAAGTTGGGGAGTTCTTTGACCACTGGCTCGCTGGGGCGAGGGCGGCAAATTTCGAAGTCGCGGGAAAGGTCAAGTCGCTTCCCGACGGCGAGTTTGAGGTGAGGCTTCGGCTGAGCAATATCGGCGACGTGATGAGCGAGGATGTTCCCGTGGCCATCATAATTGAGACCGAGGCGGGCGAAGTGTGCAAGAACGTCTATTTCCCGGAGAAAAGGCTGCTCTCGTTCAAACTCGATTCAAAGCCGTTGAGTTTCAGGGCAATGCGATTCTTTCACGTCAAACGCAGCGGCGACGGCTGGGAGCTCTTGCCCGGCTAG
- a CDS encoding ABC transporter permease: MTGMILAGANVFEAVSIQVVVFYLLLCQATVVATIVSYLAGRQFFCSDHTLLA, translated from the coding sequence ATGACAGGGATGATACTTGCCGGCGCGAACGTCTTCGAGGCGGTCTCCATACAGGTAGTCGTTTTCTATCTGCTTCTCTGCCAGGCGACGGTTGTCGCCACGATCGTCTCTTACCTTGCAGGCAGGCAGTTTTTCTGCAGCGACCACACGCTTCTCGCTTAA
- the rsxC gene encoding electron transport complex subunit RsxC has product MKARTFPGGIHPLENKYLTEKKPIERAAAPELVVIAMSQHIGAPCKPIVKVGDEVKMGQKIGEAQGFVSVPVHSSVSGKVKAIGPFQHPLGNVQPAITIENDGRDDAVDPMQPLDDIRDVEPKKLIGRICELGVVGMGGATFPTHVKLSPPREKPIDTVILNGTECEPYLTADHRLMLEHPTRIINGFKVVVRVLNANRAIIGIEANKPDAIEVMRQSLNGSGNIEVFKLLVKYPQGGEKQLIKSLLDREVPPPPGLPMDVGVVVQNVGTAAAIADAVFEGRPLIERVTTVTGSGVKDPKNLLVRVGTLASQLIEQCGGYNGEIGKIIFGGPMMGIAQSTDRVPACKGTSGVLVLTKDDTTIREPDPCLRCGRCVQACPIHLRPYLLGALVESERLDDAEAESVLDCIECGCCAFVCPSSRWLVHLFKSAKAQIMAKKRKK; this is encoded by the coding sequence ATGAAGGCGAGAACATTCCCGGGTGGGATACATCCGCTCGAAAACAAATACCTAACCGAGAAGAAGCCTATCGAGCGGGCTGCGGCGCCGGAGCTCGTAGTGATCGCGATGTCTCAACATATCGGTGCACCATGCAAACCCATCGTCAAGGTCGGCGACGAGGTGAAGATGGGGCAAAAGATCGGCGAGGCGCAAGGTTTCGTATCGGTGCCGGTCCATTCGAGCGTGTCCGGCAAGGTCAAAGCGATCGGCCCGTTCCAACACCCGCTTGGCAATGTGCAGCCGGCGATAACCATCGAGAACGACGGGAGGGACGACGCGGTCGATCCCATGCAGCCGCTCGATGACATAAGGGACGTGGAGCCGAAGAAGCTAATCGGGCGCATCTGTGAGCTCGGCGTTGTGGGAATGGGCGGGGCGACGTTCCCGACGCACGTGAAGCTATCGCCTCCAAGAGAAAAGCCGATCGATACGGTAATTCTGAATGGAACAGAGTGTGAACCATACCTGACCGCCGACCACCGGCTGATGCTCGAGCATCCCACACGGATAATCAATGGCTTCAAGGTCGTGGTCCGTGTTCTCAACGCAAACCGGGCCATAATCGGCATCGAAGCCAACAAGCCCGATGCGATCGAGGTGATGCGACAATCGCTGAACGGTTCGGGCAACATCGAGGTGTTCAAGCTCTTGGTCAAATACCCACAAGGTGGCGAGAAGCAGCTGATCAAGTCGCTTCTGGACCGCGAGGTGCCGCCGCCGCCGGGGCTTCCGATGGATGTTGGCGTGGTCGTTCAAAACGTGGGGACTGCGGCGGCGATTGCGGATGCTGTGTTCGAGGGTAGGCCGCTCATCGAGAGGGTAACCACGGTGACCGGAAGCGGCGTCAAGGACCCCAAGAACCTGTTGGTGCGTGTGGGGACGCTAGCGTCGCAGCTGATTGAGCAGTGCGGCGGCTACAATGGCGAGATCGGCAAGATCATATTTGGTGGGCCGATGATGGGCATAGCGCAGAGCACAGACCGGGTTCCCGCCTGCAAGGGCACCTCTGGCGTGCTGGTGCTAACCAAGGACGATACCACAATCCGAGAGCCCGACCCATGCCTCAGATGCGGCAGATGTGTCCAGGCCTGTCCAATTCACCTCAGGCCGTATCTACTCGGAGCGCTCGTGGAGAGCGAGCGCCTCGACGACGCCGAGGCTGAGTCGGTGCTCGACTGCATCGAATGCGGCTGTTGTGCGTTCGTGTGCCCCTCATCCCGGTGGCTGGTTCATCTTTTCAAAAGTGCCAAGGCGCAGATCATGGCCAAAAAACGCAAGAAATAG
- the fsa gene encoding fructose-6-phosphate aldolase → MKFFVDTADVSQIRRAREMGLADGVTTNPSLVSKTGRAFRETLAEICEIVRPGPVSAEVISLEADKMVAEARRLAKIADNIIVKVPMTSDGMKAVRILQGEGIRTNVTLIFSANQGLLACKAGASFISPFIGRLDDIGHNGMELVAELLEIRGNYGFETQVIVASIRHPEHVKQAALLGADIVTIPFAVMEKLFRHALTDVGIERFLADWEKVPDKSF, encoded by the coding sequence GTGAAATTCTTCGTCGATACCGCTGACGTTTCCCAAATCAGAAGAGCGAGGGAGATGGGACTCGCAGATGGCGTAACAACCAACCCGTCTCTGGTCTCAAAGACTGGCCGAGCCTTTAGGGAGACCCTTGCCGAGATCTGCGAGATCGTCCGGCCTGGCCCTGTCAGTGCCGAAGTCATAAGCCTCGAGGCGGACAAAATGGTTGCCGAGGCGCGGCGGCTTGCCAAGATAGCGGACAACATAATCGTCAAGGTCCCCATGACCAGCGACGGAATGAAGGCAGTTCGCATCCTTCAGGGCGAGGGCATAAGAACCAACGTAACGCTGATCTTCTCCGCCAATCAGGGCCTTTTAGCATGTAAGGCCGGCGCCTCGTTCATCTCGCCCTTTATAGGGAGGCTTGACGACATCGGCCACAACGGTATGGAGCTAGTTGCCGAGCTGCTTGAGATAAGGGGCAATTACGGCTTTGAGACCCAGGTCATAGTCGCCAGCATTCGGCACCCAGAGCACGTCAAGCAGGCGGCTCTCTTGGGCGCGGACATCGTAACCATACCATTTGCGGTCATGGAGAAGCTCTTCCGGCATGCGCTTACTGATGTCGGCATCGAGCGTTTCCTCGCCGACTGGGAGAAAGTCCCCGACAAGAGCTTCTAG